In Burkholderia sp. GAS332, one DNA window encodes the following:
- a CDS encoding para-aminobenzoate synthetase / 4-amino-4-deoxychorismate lyase: MTADERDAVFALLDDCDATAARRSSRLYTGFVHERVCADAAQLETVCETVAADTRRGLHAVVLADYEFGRGLLDGGQTHQALKETQRGDATLRFLLFERCEKLSRDDVDTWLVEHDGGAAEASVAGTANVRASVDPKQFNEAIDAIHAALRAGDSYQVNYTYRLDFDVFGSPTALYRRLRARQPVPYGALIALPGEKWVLSCSPELFIEKEGAMLRARPMKGTAPRSADPIADRHAAEFLANDPKNRAENVMIVDLLRNDLSRVAQTGSVNVPALFTVEPYASVWQMTSTVHSTLRAGTSFAGIMRALFPCGSITGAPKHRTMQLIDELESTPRGLYTGAIGWLDAPAVAAEVAATSSANTAVDAAGVATVAAVSLGATPSVTASNVACGDFCLSVAIRTLTLSPTAQPGELKGKMGVGAGIVLDSVAVDEYAECQLKASFLTGAEPGFELFETMVATREEGVRHLSRHLARLSASAATLGFKLDGEIEIRAQIAGKCAALPAQTPHRMRLALSKNGTVHITAAVLTPLADSTVGVLLAPDHAFSATNANDPLLRHKTTRRAEYDRGWREAEAKGAFDTLFFNERGELTEGGRSNVFVKLAGRWWTPPLKSGVLPGIMRGVLLEDTSLQAAERVLTRGDVQNAEALLVCNALRGAVQAHVQG; encoded by the coding sequence ATGACGGCAGATGAGCGCGACGCAGTTTTCGCGTTGCTCGACGATTGCGACGCGACGGCGGCGCGCCGTTCGAGTCGTCTGTACACCGGTTTTGTGCATGAACGGGTTTGCGCGGACGCCGCGCAACTTGAAACCGTGTGCGAGACCGTGGCCGCGGATACACGGCGTGGTTTGCATGCCGTTGTGCTCGCCGACTACGAGTTTGGCCGGGGTCTTCTCGACGGCGGCCAAACTCACCAGGCATTGAAAGAAACGCAGCGTGGCGATGCCACGCTGCGTTTTTTATTGTTTGAACGTTGCGAGAAACTGTCGCGCGATGACGTCGATACGTGGCTTGTGGAACACGACGGCGGCGCAGCCGAGGCGTCGGTGGCGGGCACGGCGAACGTGCGCGCGAGCGTCGATCCCAAGCAATTCAATGAAGCGATCGACGCGATCCATGCCGCCCTGCGCGCGGGCGATTCTTATCAGGTGAACTACACGTATCGGCTTGATTTCGATGTATTCGGCTCGCCGACCGCACTTTATCGGCGCCTGCGAGCCCGTCAGCCGGTGCCATACGGTGCGCTGATCGCGTTGCCGGGCGAAAAGTGGGTCTTGTCGTGCTCGCCGGAGTTGTTCATCGAGAAAGAGGGCGCCATGTTGCGCGCCCGGCCGATGAAAGGCACGGCGCCGCGCTCAGCCGATCCCATTGCCGATCGCCATGCCGCCGAGTTCCTCGCAAACGACCCGAAAAATCGCGCCGAAAACGTGATGATCGTCGACCTGCTGCGCAACGACCTGTCGCGCGTGGCGCAGACGGGTTCGGTCAATGTGCCGGCGCTGTTTACGGTCGAGCCGTATGCGTCGGTCTGGCAGATGACGTCAACGGTGCATTCGACATTGCGCGCCGGCACGTCTTTCGCCGGGATCATGCGCGCGCTGTTCCCTTGCGGATCGATCACCGGTGCGCCGAAGCATCGCACGATGCAATTGATCGACGAGCTCGAAAGCACACCGCGTGGACTCTACACTGGCGCGATCGGTTGGCTCGATGCACCTGCGGTTGCTGCTGAAGTCGCCGCCACTTCCAGTGCCAACACTGCTGTTGACGCCGCTGGCGTTGCCACTGTCGCCGCAGTATCTTTAGGCGCCACGCCCTCAGTCACTGCAAGCAACGTCGCCTGCGGCGATTTTTGCCTGTCCGTCGCGATCCGCACGTTGACCTTAAGCCCGACCGCGCAGCCGGGTGAGCTAAAAGGCAAGATGGGCGTGGGCGCGGGAATCGTGCTCGACAGCGTCGCCGTCGATGAATATGCGGAGTGCCAGCTGAAGGCCAGCTTTCTAACCGGCGCCGAACCGGGATTCGAGCTCTTCGAAACGATGGTTGCGACGCGGGAAGAGGGCGTGCGGCATCTGTCGCGCCATCTCGCGCGCCTTTCGGCGAGTGCCGCGACGCTGGGTTTCAAACTCGACGGCGAAATTGAAATTCGCGCGCAAATCGCAGGGAAATGTGCAGCGTTGCCAGCGCAAACCCCGCACCGTATGCGCCTCGCGCTGAGCAAAAACGGCACCGTACACATCACTGCGGCCGTGCTGACGCCGCTGGCCGACTCGACGGTCGGCGTGCTGCTCGCGCCGGACCACGCGTTCTCCGCGACGAACGCCAATGATCCGCTGCTGCGCCACAAAACCACGCGCCGCGCCGAATACGATCGCGGCTGGCGCGAAGCGGAAGCAAAGGGTGCTTTCGACACGCTGTTCTTCAATGAGCGCGGCGAGTTGACCGAAGGCGGCCGGTCGAATGTGTTTGTGAAACTGGCCGGGCGGTGGTGGACGCCGCCATTAAAATCGGGCGTGCTGCCCGGGATCATGCGAGGCGTGCTGCTAGAGGATACGAGCCTTCAAGCGGCTGAACGCGTGCTGACGCGGGGCGATGTGCAGAATGCCGAAGCGCTTCTGGTGTGCAACGCACTGCGAGGTGCGGTACAGGCGCACGTACAGGGCTAA
- a CDS encoding molecular chaperone DnaJ produces MAKRDYYEVLGVAKNASDDEIKKAYRKLAMKHHPDRNPGNKDAEGHFKEVKEAYEMLSDSQKRAAYDQYGHAGVDPNMGGAGAQGFGGFADAFGDIFGDIFGQAAGGAARGGAGRAGPQVYRGADLRYSMEITLEQAAHGYDTQIRVPSWVSCEICHGSGAKPGTKPETCPTCSGSGSVRMSQGFFSIQQTCPKCHGTGTYIPDPCGHCHGAGKVKETKTLEVKIPAGIDDGMRIRSAGNGEPGINGGPSGDLYVEIHIKQHSVFERDGDDLHCQMPIPFTTAALGGEIEVPTLAGRASFTVPEGTQSGKTFRLRGKGIKGLRSSIAGDLYVHVQVETPVKLTEPQRELLQQFEKALVEGGARHSPQSKSWFDRVKSFFD; encoded by the coding sequence ATGGCGAAACGGGATTACTACGAGGTTCTGGGCGTCGCAAAGAACGCGAGCGACGACGAAATCAAGAAGGCTTATCGCAAGCTTGCGATGAAGCACCACCCTGACCGCAATCCGGGCAACAAGGATGCGGAAGGGCATTTCAAAGAGGTGAAGGAAGCCTATGAAATGCTGTCGGACTCGCAAAAGCGTGCTGCGTACGATCAGTACGGCCACGCGGGCGTCGATCCGAACATGGGTGGAGCCGGTGCGCAAGGCTTCGGCGGTTTTGCCGATGCGTTCGGCGATATTTTTGGCGACATTTTCGGCCAGGCGGCCGGCGGTGCCGCCCGCGGCGGCGCAGGCCGTGCCGGCCCGCAGGTGTATCGCGGCGCCGATCTGCGCTACAGCATGGAAATCACGCTGGAACAGGCTGCACACGGCTACGACACGCAGATTCGCGTGCCGAGCTGGGTGTCGTGCGAAATCTGTCACGGTTCGGGCGCGAAGCCCGGCACCAAGCCGGAAACCTGCCCGACCTGTAGCGGTTCGGGTTCGGTGCGGATGTCGCAGGGCTTCTTCAGCATCCAGCAGACCTGCCCGAAGTGCCACGGCACCGGCACCTATATCCCTGACCCGTGCGGCCACTGCCACGGCGCGGGCAAGGTGAAGGAAACCAAGACGCTGGAAGTGAAGATCCCGGCCGGTATCGACGACGGCATGCGCATCCGCTCGGCCGGCAACGGTGAGCCGGGTATCAACGGCGGTCCGTCGGGCGATCTGTACGTCGAGATTCACATCAAGCAACACTCGGTGTTCGAGCGCGACGGCGACGACCTGCATTGCCAGATGCCGATTCCGTTCACCACGGCGGCACTCGGCGGCGAAATCGAAGTGCCGACTCTCGCGGGCCGCGCAAGCTTCACGGTGCCGGAAGGCACGCAGTCGGGCAAGACGTTCCGTCTGCGTGGCAAGGGTATCAAGGGGCTGCGTTCGAGCATTGCCGGCGATCTGTACGTGCATGTGCAAGTCGAAACGCCGGTCAAGCTCACCGAACCGCAGCGCGAGTTGCTTCAGCAATTCGAGAAGGCACTCGTGGAAGGCGGCGCGCGGCATAGCCCGCAAAGCAAGAGCTGGTTCGATCGGGTGAAGAGCTTCTTCGATTAA
- a CDS encoding molecular chaperone DnaK gives MGKIIGIDLGTTNSCVAIMEGNSVKVIENSEGARTTPSIIAYMEDGEILVGAPAKRQSVTNPKNTLYAVKRLIGRRFEEKEVQKDIGLMPYKIMKADNGDAWIEVRDQKLAPPQISAETLRKMKKTAEDYLGEPVTEAVITVPAYFNDSQRQATKDAGRIAGLEVKRIINEPTAAALAFGLDKAEKGDRKIAVYDLGGGTFDVSIIEIADVDGEMQFEVLSTNGDTFLGGEDFDQRIIDYIIGEFKKEQGVDLSKDVLALQRLKESAEKAKIELSSSQQTEINLPYITADASGPKHLNLKITRAKLEALVEELIERTIEPCRTAIKDAGVKVGEIDDVILVGGMTRMPKVQDKVKEFFGKEPRRDVNPDEAVAVGAAIQGQVLSGDRTDVLLLDVTPLSLGIETLGGVMTKMINKNTTIPTKHAQVYSTADDNQGAVTIKVFQGEREMAAGNKLLGEFNLEGIPPAPRGTPQIEVSFDIDANGILHVGAKDKATGKENRITIKANSGLSEAEIEKMVKDAEANAEEDHKLRELADARNQGDALVHSTKKALTEYGDKLDASEKEAIETALKDLEETLKSNSSDKAAIEAKIEVVATASQKMGEKMYADMQAAQGAEAAAAGAAGAGASAAGGASQQQDDVVDADFKEVKKD, from the coding sequence ATGGGCAAAATCATCGGCATCGACCTCGGCACGACCAACTCGTGCGTGGCGATCATGGAAGGCAATTCGGTCAAAGTGATCGAGAACTCGGAAGGCGCGCGCACCACGCCGTCGATCATCGCGTACATGGAAGACGGCGAAATTCTCGTCGGCGCGCCGGCTAAGCGTCAGTCGGTTACGAACCCGAAGAACACGCTGTACGCCGTCAAGCGTCTGATCGGCCGCCGTTTCGAAGAAAAGGAAGTGCAGAAAGACATCGGTCTGATGCCGTACAAGATCATGAAGGCCGACAACGGCGACGCATGGATCGAAGTGCGCGACCAGAAGCTGGCGCCGCCGCAAATCTCGGCGGAAACCCTGCGCAAGATGAAGAAGACCGCTGAAGACTACCTCGGCGAGCCGGTCACGGAAGCCGTGATCACGGTTCCCGCGTACTTCAACGACAGCCAGCGTCAGGCAACCAAAGACGCAGGCCGCATCGCCGGTCTGGAAGTGAAGCGGATCATCAATGAGCCGACCGCAGCCGCTCTGGCATTCGGTCTGGACAAAGCCGAAAAGGGCGACCGCAAGATCGCGGTGTATGACCTGGGCGGCGGCACGTTCGACGTCTCGATCATCGAAATCGCGGATGTGGACGGCGAAATGCAGTTCGAAGTGCTGTCCACGAACGGCGATACGTTCCTTGGCGGTGAAGACTTCGACCAGCGCATCATCGATTACATCATCGGCGAGTTCAAGAAGGAACAGGGCGTCGACCTGTCGAAAGACGTGCTCGCGCTGCAACGCCTGAAGGAATCGGCTGAAAAGGCGAAGATCGAACTGTCGTCGAGCCAGCAAACCGAAATCAACCTGCCGTACATCACGGCCGACGCGTCGGGTCCGAAGCACTTGAACCTGAAAATTACGCGCGCCAAGCTGGAAGCGCTGGTTGAAGAGCTGATCGAGCGCACCATCGAACCGTGCCGCACGGCGATCAAGGACGCAGGCGTGAAGGTCGGCGAAATCGACGACGTGATTCTGGTCGGCGGTATGACCCGTATGCCGAAGGTGCAGGACAAGGTTAAGGAATTCTTCGGCAAGGAGCCGCGCCGTGACGTGAACCCGGACGAAGCCGTGGCCGTTGGCGCCGCGATTCAAGGCCAGGTGCTGTCGGGCGACCGCACGGACGTTCTGCTGCTCGACGTGACCCCGCTGTCGCTCGGTATCGAAACGCTCGGCGGCGTGATGACGAAGATGATCAACAAGAACACCACGATCCCGACCAAGCACGCACAGGTCTACTCGACGGCTGACGACAATCAGGGCGCTGTGACGATCAAGGTGTTCCAGGGCGAACGCGAAATGGCAGCGGGCAACAAGCTGCTGGGCGAGTTCAACCTCGAAGGCATTCCGCCGGCACCGCGCGGCACGCCGCAGATCGAAGTGAGCTTCGACATCGACGCGAACGGTATTCTGCACGTCGGCGCGAAAGACAAGGCGACCGGCAAGGAAAACCGCATCACGATCAAGGCGAACTCGGGTCTGTCCGAAGCCGAAATCGAAAAGATGGTGAAGGACGCCGAAGCGAACGCGGAAGAAGATCACAAGCTGCGTGAGCTGGCCGATGCCCGCAACCAGGGCGACGCGCTGGTCCACAGCACGAAGAAGGCGCTCACCGAATACGGCGACAAGCTGGACGCCAGCGAGAAGGAAGCGATCGAAACCGCGCTGAAGGACCTCGAAGAAACGCTGAAGAGCAATTCGAGCGACAAGGCCGCGATCGAAGCCAAGATCGAAGTGGTGGCGACCGCCTCGCAGAAGATGGGCGAGAAGATGTACGCCGACATGCAGGCTGCGCAAGGTGCCGAAGCTGCGGCAGCAGGCGCGGCAGGTGCGGGCGCATCGGCAGCGGGTGGCGCGAGCCAGCAGCAGGACGACGTGGTCGACGCCGACTTCAAGGAAGTGAAGAAAGACTAA
- a CDS encoding molecular chaperone GrpE, with amino-acid sequence MENTQENPTSQNPTPADETARQAAEAAASQQDVAANAAPEAPTVGADAALAEAEAKIVELQESFLRAKAETENVRRRAQEDVAKAHKFAIESFAEHLLPVVDSLEAAVAHSSDDLQKVREGVELTLRQLSGALEKGRVVALNPVGEKFDPHRHQAISMVPAEQEPNTVVAVLQKGFVIADRVLRPALVTVAAPK; translated from the coding sequence ATGGAAAACACGCAAGAAAACCCGACGAGCCAGAATCCCACGCCCGCCGACGAAACCGCGCGCCAGGCCGCGGAGGCCGCAGCATCCCAGCAGGATGTGGCTGCAAACGCGGCGCCTGAAGCGCCGACAGTCGGCGCGGACGCCGCCTTGGCCGAAGCTGAGGCGAAAATTGTCGAGCTGCAGGAGAGCTTCCTGCGGGCGAAGGCTGAGACTGAGAACGTGCGCCGCCGCGCCCAGGAAGACGTCGCCAAGGCCCACAAGTTCGCGATCGAAAGCTTTGCTGAACATTTGCTGCCGGTGGTCGACAGCCTCGAAGCAGCGGTTGCCCACTCGTCCGACGACCTGCAGAAGGTTCGTGAAGGTGTCGAACTCACGCTGCGCCAACTCTCCGGCGCGTTGGAGAAGGGCCGCGTCGTCGCCCTGAACCCGGTTGGCGAGAAGTTCGACCCGCACCGTCACCAGGCTATTTCGATGGTACCGGCCGAGCAGGAGCCGAACACCGTTGTTGCTGTGCTGCAAAAAGGCTTCGTGATCGCCGATCGCGTGCTGCGTCCGGCTCTCGTCACCGTCGCGGCGCCGAAGTAA
- a CDS encoding heat shock protein Hsp15 produces MNYRISTEPGAKLRIDKWLWAARFFKTRSLAADAVDKGHVRIGGASIKPAKDVRVGDRVEIEIERIVWQVEVLGVCDVRGPASVAQTLYAETEESKAKRQVEQERRKTYREPAAALHGRPTKRDRRTIDKLAGGD; encoded by the coding sequence ATGAATTACAGGATTTCAACCGAACCGGGCGCGAAGCTGCGCATCGACAAATGGCTTTGGGCGGCGCGCTTCTTCAAGACCCGCTCGCTGGCGGCGGACGCCGTCGACAAAGGGCATGTGCGCATCGGCGGCGCCAGCATCAAGCCGGCCAAAGATGTGCGGGTCGGCGATCGGGTCGAGATCGAGATCGAACGGATTGTGTGGCAGGTGGAAGTGCTGGGCGTGTGCGACGTGCGTGGCCCAGCCAGCGTCGCGCAGACGCTTTATGCGGAAACCGAAGAGAGCAAGGCGAAACGCCAGGTCGAGCAGGAGCGGCGCAAGACATACCGCGAACCGGCCGCCGCTTTACACGGCAGGCCGACCAAGCGCGACCGGCGCACTATCGACAAACTTGCAGGTGGGGATTGA
- a CDS encoding ferrochelatase: MRFDLERPSQNATSHRVAVLLINLGTPDAPTPRAVRRYLAQFLSDPRVVEIPALLWQVILRVLILPFRSRTSAKKYAAVWMPEGSPLRVFTEKQVEGLRHLLQLNDYTVLVDYAMRYGTPGIPAMLNQLKLAGAERVLLMPMYPQYSSSTTATAFDDAFSALKRMRNQPEVRTVRQYADHPAYIAALAAQVHHYWHQHGRPDFAAGDKLVLSFHGVPRRTMDLGDPYHEQCQQTGALLMQALGLTQVECRITFQSRFGKAEWLQPYTAPTLKELGSAGVRRADVFCPGFTADCLETIEEIGMEVRDEFLQAGGKEFHRIPCVNASQPWIAALGEIVAQNLQGWPVQAAPVPHTTGA; the protein is encoded by the coding sequence ATGCGCTTCGACCTCGAGCGGCCATCACAGAACGCCACGTCACACCGTGTCGCCGTGTTGCTGATCAATCTTGGCACGCCCGACGCGCCGACGCCGCGTGCGGTCCGTCGCTATCTCGCGCAGTTTCTGTCCGATCCTCGCGTGGTCGAAATTCCGGCGCTGCTCTGGCAGGTGATCCTGCGGGTGCTGATTTTGCCGTTCAGGAGCCGTACGTCAGCGAAGAAGTACGCGGCCGTGTGGATGCCGGAAGGCTCGCCGTTGCGTGTCTTCACGGAGAAACAGGTAGAGGGGTTGCGCCATCTGCTGCAATTGAACGACTACACGGTGCTGGTCGACTACGCCATGCGCTATGGCACGCCGGGGATCCCGGCCATGCTGAACCAGCTCAAGCTGGCGGGGGCCGAGCGCGTGCTGCTGATGCCCATGTATCCGCAATACTCTTCGTCGACCACGGCCACGGCTTTCGACGACGCCTTTTCAGCTCTCAAGCGCATGCGCAATCAGCCGGAAGTCCGCACGGTGCGCCAGTACGCCGATCATCCGGCGTATATCGCCGCGCTCGCCGCTCAGGTGCATCATTACTGGCATCAGCACGGCCGGCCGGACTTCGCGGCGGGCGACAAGCTGGTGCTGAGCTTTCACGGCGTGCCCAGGCGCACGATGGATCTCGGCGATCCGTACCACGAGCAATGCCAGCAGACCGGCGCGCTTTTGATGCAGGCGCTGGGATTGACGCAGGTGGAATGCCGCATCACATTTCAGTCGCGGTTCGGCAAGGCCGAATGGCTGCAGCCGTACACCGCCCCCACGCTGAAGGAATTGGGCTCGGCGGGCGTGCGGCGTGCCGACGTGTTCTGTCCGGGCTTTACCGCCGATTGCCTTGAAACGATTGAAGAAATCGGCATGGAAGTACGCGACGAGTTCCTGCAGGCGGGCGGCAAGGAGTTCCATCGGATTCCCTGCGTGAACGCCTCGCAGCCGTGGATCGCCGCGCTAGGCGAGATCGTCGCGCAGAATCTGCAGGGCTGGCCCGTGCAAGCTGCGCCGGTGCCGCACACGACCGGAGCTTAA
- a CDS encoding heat-inducible transcription repressor HrcA, with amino-acid sequence MLDPRAQTLLKTLIERYIAEGQPVGSRTLSRYSGLELSPATIRNVMSDLEDLGLVISPHTSAGRIPTPRGYRLFVDTMLTVESAADEEAVMRAVKTTLQAGEPQKIVAAAASVLSNLSQFAGVVLTPRRSHVFKQIEFMRLSDKRILLIIVTPEGDVQNRIMATQRDFSPSQLVEASNYINAHFAGLSFDDVRRRLREEIDELRGDMTTLMHAAVTASTDETDTGEHVLISGERNLLEVADLSSDMARLRKLFDVFDQKTSLLQLLDVSSHAAGVQIFIGGESNLVPIEEMSVVTAPYEVNGKIVGTLGVIGPTRMAYNRVIPIVDITARLLSITLSQQ; translated from the coding sequence ATGCTAGATCCCCGCGCACAAACCCTCCTCAAAACGCTGATCGAGCGCTATATCGCCGAAGGTCAGCCGGTCGGCTCGCGCACGTTGTCACGCTATTCCGGCCTCGAGCTGAGTCCGGCGACGATCCGCAACGTGATGTCCGATCTCGAGGACCTGGGGCTCGTGATCAGTCCGCATACTTCCGCGGGTCGCATCCCGACGCCGCGTGGCTACCGGCTGTTCGTCGATACCATGCTGACGGTGGAATCCGCGGCAGACGAAGAAGCGGTGATGCGCGCAGTCAAGACTACGCTGCAGGCGGGCGAACCGCAGAAAATCGTCGCCGCGGCGGCCAGCGTGCTGTCCAATCTGTCGCAGTTCGCCGGCGTGGTGCTCACGCCACGGCGCAGCCACGTGTTCAAGCAGATCGAGTTCATGCGCCTGTCGGACAAACGCATCCTGCTGATCATCGTGACGCCCGAAGGCGACGTGCAGAACCGCATCATGGCGACCCAGCGTGACTTTTCGCCGTCGCAGCTGGTGGAAGCCTCCAATTACATCAACGCGCACTTCGCGGGCCTCTCGTTCGACGACGTGCGCCGCCGCCTGCGCGAAGAAATCGACGAGCTGCGCGGCGACATGACCACGCTGATGCACGCCGCGGTCACGGCCAGCACGGATGAAACCGACACCGGCGAACACGTGTTGATTTCCGGCGAGCGCAACCTGCTCGAAGTCGCCGACCTGTCGTCGGATATGGCGCGCTTGCGCAAGCTGTTCGATGTGTTCGACCAAAAGACCAGTCTCCTTCAGTTGCTCGACGTGTCGAGTCACGCCGCGGGCGTGCAGATTTTCATCGGCGGCGAGTCGAATCTCGTGCCTATCGAAGAAATGAGCGTGGTGACCGCGCCTTATGAGGTGAATGGCAAGATCGTCGGCACGCTCGGCGTGATCGGGCCGACCCGCATGGCCTACAACCGCGTGATTCCGATTGTCGATATCACCGCGCGGCTGCTTTCCATCACGCTCAGCCAGCAGTAA
- a CDS encoding NAD+ kinase, whose translation MQVTSQFKTVALVGRNNTPGIGEPLTALASCIARRGFEVVFEADTAAEIGVTDYPALRPAEIGARADVAVVLGGDGTMLGIGRQLAPYRTPLIGINHGRLGFITDIPISDMREIVPQMLAGKFEREERMLLEARIMRGGTPIYHALAFNDVVVNRSGFSGMAELHVSVDGRFMYNQRSDGLIVATPTGSTAYALSSQGPILHPQLQGIVLVPIAPHALSNRPIVLPDDSKVSIQIVSGREVNVNFDMQSFTSLELGDTIEVRRSRHTVPMLHPVGYSHFATLRKKLHWNEYPSHEEDTKP comes from the coding sequence ATGCAAGTGACCAGCCAGTTCAAGACCGTCGCGCTCGTCGGGCGCAACAATACGCCGGGCATCGGCGAGCCGCTGACCGCGCTCGCCTCGTGCATTGCCAGACGCGGCTTCGAGGTCGTGTTCGAAGCCGACACGGCTGCCGAAATCGGCGTCACCGACTATCCGGCGCTGCGTCCCGCCGAGATCGGCGCGCGTGCCGACGTTGCCGTGGTGCTGGGCGGCGACGGCACAATGCTAGGCATTGGCCGCCAGCTTGCGCCCTATCGCACGCCGTTGATCGGCATCAACCACGGGCGGCTCGGCTTCATTACCGACATTCCGATCTCCGACATGCGCGAGATCGTGCCGCAAATGCTTGCCGGCAAATTCGAGCGGGAAGAACGCATGCTGCTCGAAGCGCGCATCATGCGCGGTGGCACCCCGATCTATCACGCGCTGGCCTTCAACGACGTGGTGGTCAACCGTAGCGGTTTCTCGGGGATGGCGGAACTGCATGTTTCGGTGGACGGGCGCTTCATGTACAACCAGCGCTCGGACGGACTGATCGTCGCCACGCCCACGGGTTCGACCGCCTACGCGCTGTCTTCGCAGGGGCCGATTCTGCATCCGCAATTACAAGGCATCGTGCTGGTGCCGATCGCGCCGCATGCGCTGTCGAACCGGCCCATCGTGCTGCCGGACGACTCCAAGGTGAGCATCCAGATCGTCTCGGGCCGCGAAGTGAACGTCAATTTCGACATGCAGTCGTTCACCTCGCTGGAATTGGGCGACACGATCGAAGTGCGCCGCTCGCGTCATACGGTGCCGATGCTGCACCCGGTCGGCTACAGCCACTTCGCTACGCTGCGCAAGAAGCTGCACTGGAACGAGTACCCGTCGCACGAAGAAGATACCAAGCCCTGA
- a CDS encoding DNA replication and repair protein RecN, with amino-acid sequence MPAPGMPAPGTPAAGTRTPPLPNPDYQAHQTTSMLRHLSIRDFVIVAALDLEFDSGFTVFSGETGAGKSILIDALALALGARADANVVRTGESRADITAEFEAHAQVEQWLDDQALGTTAGDGHHGSTVMLRRVVDANGRSRAFINGTAATLTQLREVGEMLVDIHGQHAHQLLMRPDAQRELFDTHAGLTETAATVSRAWRSWRDKVQAVEHAQSRDRELQLERERLAWQLTELDKLSPQPGEWEEVNTEHRRLSHSANLIDGVQGVLGALSESDEAMITHLASIVSKMRDLAEIDPALNDVLAALEPAEIQLQEAAYSLSHYAQKLDLDPDRLAQVEKRLDALHSAARKFRLQPETLPEEHEARRAQLAALDAAADLDSLHAAVAQAKEAFLTEAKKLSKARAKAGKALGAAVTTGMQELSMKGGSFEVALVPLPEGGAHGLEQVEFRVAGHAGVPLRPLAKVASGGELARISLALAVIASAASPIPTLIFDEVDTGIGGGVAEVVGRLLHQLGQARQVLCVTHLPQVAARGDHHFQVAKAGNGKGGTVSSVTSLDRASRVEEVARMLGGLEITATTRKHAKEMLAA; translated from the coding sequence ATGCCGGCCCCCGGAATGCCGGCCCCCGGAACGCCGGCCGCCGGAACGCGAACGCCGCCGCTGCCGAACCCTGACTATCAAGCTCATCAGACGACCTCCATGCTTCGCCACCTCTCGATACGCGACTTCGTCATCGTCGCCGCGCTCGATCTCGAATTCGACAGCGGCTTTACCGTTTTCTCAGGCGAAACAGGCGCCGGCAAGTCGATCCTGATCGACGCCCTGGCCCTCGCGCTCGGCGCCCGCGCCGATGCGAACGTGGTGCGCACCGGCGAAAGCCGTGCCGACATCACCGCGGAGTTCGAGGCGCATGCGCAAGTCGAGCAATGGCTCGACGACCAGGCGCTCGGCACGACAGCCGGCGACGGCCATCACGGCAGCACCGTCATGCTGCGTCGCGTGGTGGATGCGAACGGCCGCTCGCGGGCGTTCATCAACGGCACGGCGGCGACGCTCACGCAGTTGCGCGAAGTCGGCGAGATGCTGGTGGACATTCACGGGCAGCACGCGCACCAGTTGCTGATGCGTCCGGACGCGCAACGCGAACTGTTCGACACCCATGCCGGCCTCACGGAAACCGCGGCAACCGTCTCCCGTGCATGGCGGTCGTGGCGCGACAAGGTGCAGGCCGTCGAGCATGCGCAATCGCGCGACCGCGAATTGCAACTGGAGCGCGAGCGCCTCGCCTGGCAGCTCACGGAACTGGACAAACTTTCGCCGCAACCGGGCGAATGGGAGGAGGTCAACACCGAGCACCGGCGCCTGTCGCATTCGGCCAATCTGATCGACGGCGTTCAAGGGGTGCTCGGCGCGCTGTCCGAATCGGACGAGGCGATGATCACGCATCTCGCCTCGATCGTGTCGAAGATGCGCGACCTCGCTGAGATCGACCCGGCACTGAACGACGTGCTGGCAGCGCTGGAGCCGGCCGAGATCCAGTTGCAGGAAGCGGCCTATTCGCTCAGCCACTACGCGCAGAAGCTCGACCTCGATCCCGACCGGCTCGCCCAGGTCGAAAAGCGTCTCGACGCGCTGCACTCGGCCGCGCGCAAATTCCGCCTGCAACCGGAAACGCTGCCGGAAGAACACGAAGCGCGCCGCGCGCAACTTGCCGCGCTCGACGCCGCAGCCGATCTCGACAGCCTGCACGCAGCCGTTGCCCAAGCCAAAGAAGCCTTCCTCACCGAAGCTAAAAAACTGTCGAAGGCGCGCGCCAAGGCCGGCAAGGCGTTGGGCGCCGCCGTGACCACCGGCATGCAGGAACTGTCGATGAAAGGCGGCAGCTTTGAAGTGGCGCTGGTCCCGCTGCCGGAAGGCGGCGCGCACGGGCTCGAACAGGTCGAATTCCGCGTCGCCGGCCATGCCGGTGTGCCGCTGCGGCCGCTCGCGAAGGTCGCCTCAGGTGGCGAACTGGCGCGGATCAGTCTCGCCTTGGCCGTCATCGCGAGCGCCGCGAGCCCGATACCCACCCTGATCTTCGACGAAGTGGACACGGGGATCGGCGGCGGCGTCGCCGAAGTGGTTGGACGGCTGCTGCATCAACTGGGACAGGCGCGCCAGGTGCTGTGCGTCACACACTTGCCGCAGGTCGCCGCCCGCGGCGACCATCATTTCCAGGTGGCGAAGGCGGGCAACGGCAAGGGCGGCACGGTCAGCAGCGTGACCTCGCTGGACCGCGCGAGCCGCGTCGAAGAAGTTGCGCGGATGCTCGGGGGACTGGAGATCACCGCGACTACGCGCAAGCATGCGAAGGAAATGCTGGCGGCTTAG